TACGATGATAGCTTCCAAGGAATTTAGTGGGAACTTTCTAATTAACTGGTTAGGAATAATCTCATCTTTCCATATGAGACGCGGAGGTTTTCTAAGCTGCTGCGTTGTTATTTGCGACCACTGCTCCTTTAACACTTCCAGCTCCTTGAGCACTTGAGCAGGGTTAACATCAGCGGCAGCCGTACGGATAATACAGCCTTCTACAGGGCTCAGCTTTTCCTCAAGTTCAGATTGAAGGTGAGTTGTTGAAGCAGGCGTTAGTCTCTTCGAAATAGAAGTTTTCCCACCATAGGGCTGATAGATTGTATAAAGGCCTGGAAGAGTGATATCTGCACTAACCTGCGGTCCTTTATTACCCTTAGATTCCTTTATTACCTGGAGAAATAAGTACTCTCCTTCTTTTAAAGTGGTATGAATCGATTCATTAGCCCATGGAATAGCAGGCATCCCGAGAAAAGCATGCTTCCCTTCTCCAATATCAACAAAGGCCGCCTGAAGTCCATGATCAATGTTCTGCACTCTGCCAACAAAAACAGCCCCAGTAAGTGCCTTTACTCCGGGGCGGTCTATCACATATTCATTGATATGATTATTCTCTATGACAACTCCTGTTTTCTCAGAAGTTAGTGTATGGAAAACGATTTCCCTCATGTCATCCCTCTTCATAATGCAATTTTAGGTAGATCCCTTAAGCGTAAATCAAAATCTTTCTTTTCAAAATACGCTTGCAGGCATTCTTGCTCATCTACTATATAGAAAAGGGGGGACTCTTTCAATACATAAAGATGATTTCGGTTGCTTCTAATATTTTTCAGTGCATCTCGTACCAGCATTTCTTCGGTGACATTTATATATATAGGCCTTAAATGACGGCGGTCCTCAAGAGCACAATGCATTAAATACCTCATTTGTGTGTAAGTTCGTCTTCTCCATTCCAGAACATTTTCCACAATTAAAAAAGCAGCCAGAAGAATACCCGCAAACGTCCATCGTTCGTCCAGCGTAAGCCAACTGGCAACCAGAAGTATAGCAAGAAATGAAAAGAATAAAGTAAGCATGAGGCTTCTTCTGAAACTTGCTGCCTGATTCATCATATAAAATATTATTTTCCCACCATCTAATGGCCAGATCGGCAGAAGGTTGAACAGGAGTATAACTCCATTATAAAAACCAGCTA
The Halobacillus halophilus DSM 2266 DNA segment above includes these coding regions:
- a CDS encoding site-2 protease family protein — translated: MKVLNLLPSIHIHPLFFLLAISAFLTGAIYEFVILFSIVMIHELGHFFTAKHFGWRVTKIEFWLFGGAVVSEEHNTRPFREQVTVIMAGPLQHIWIFAVLTILQVTMGPHPLLSVAGFYNGVILLFNLLPIWPLDGGKIIFYMMNQAASFRRSLMLTLFFSFLAILLVASWLTLDERWTFAGILLAAFLIVENVLEWRRRTYTQMRYLMHCALEDRRHLRPIYINVTEEMLVRDALKNIRSNRNHLYVLKESPLFYIVDEQECLQAYFEKKDFDLRLRDLPKIAL